The genomic interval TGCGGGACAGGGCTTCAAGGACCTGGTCAGCGGCTCGAAGAAGCTCCCCAGGGGCGGCGAGGTTGCCGTGAAGAAGGCGCCCAAGGGCAGCCTGACCGGCGGTGCTGCCCCGACGGTCAAGAAGGCCGCGGCGAAGAAGGCCGCCGCCAAGAAGGCCGCGGCGAAGAAGGCGCCCGCGAAGAAGGTCACCGCCGCCAAGAAGGTGGCGGCGAAGAAGGCGCCCGCGAAGAAGGCTCCCGCCGTGAAGGCCGCGGCGGCCAAGAAGGCGGCCCCGGCGGCGAAGAAGGCCGCGGGCGCCGCCAAGAAGGCCGCCGCCAAGAAGACCGCGCCGGCCAAGAAGGCCACCGCGAAGAAGGCACCGGCCAAGAAGGCCACGGCGCGCAAGACCACCGCGAAGAAGACCACTGCCAAGAAGTAAGGGCAGCAAGGAACACGCGCCGGGCCGGGCTCCCTCCGGGGAGCCCGGCCCGCGGTGTTTACGCGCCCCAGCCGGGGCCCCGGATCAGAAGGTCTGGAGCGTCACCAGCGTGATGCGCAGATCCGCACCCTCGCCCTCCGCCTCGATACGCACCCGCTGCCCGGGGCGCAGCAGCCGCAGGCCGCCCGCGTCGAAGGCCCGGGCGTCGAATTCCACCGGGGTGCCGTCGTCGAGCAGCACACTGCCGCTGCGGGTCTCGGAGTCGTACGTGTACGCGGTCGCCTGCATGGCCGCAGCGTACCTATACAAGCGGCGGCCCGTCGGCTAGGGGGTGTCCGGTCGGTCTCCGCGGCGTCGCGGGGCTTGGCACGCACATCTGCGGCGTTGTCGTCGGTCACTGACTCCCCCAAGTTCTCGACTGCGCTCGAACAGGGGGACCCCCATCGCGTCGCCTCCCTCCTCCGCCTTGCAGCTGCACGCACCAAGCCCCGCTCCTTCACCCACGGAGACCGACCGGACACCCCCGAGGGCCTCGCTCTGCCGGGCCGTGCGCGGGCCGACACCGAGCGTCAGCGCCGCTCGCAGATCGTTACCGGTGTCCACGTCCTGGCGTACGGAATCCACCGCGTCGAGCAGGATTTCCCGCGCCCCGGAAGCGGAATGCCGGGCACGCGAAGGGCCGCCGAACGACGGCGCCAATTCCGCACCGGGCGCAGCAGAAAGCAGAGTCGTCCCGATTCCCGCCGCGTCCGCCAGAAATGCACGAGGAAATACGGCCGCATAATCGAGCACCTGCTGCAATTCGGCGGGACGCAGTGCGGGCAGATCCGCATTCAGCGCGGCGACCGCTGCGCCCGGCCGCAGCGCCCGTATCGTGCGCGCCCCGTGCGTCAGGGCGGCGTTGAGGCCCGCGCCCGGGGTGTCCGCCACTATGCGCGCCCCGAGGGTGGCCAGGGCGGCCCCCGCCGAGGCGTCGTCCGTGACGACCACCACATCACGTACGGCAGGACAGGCCAGCGCCGCGGCCACCGTGTCCTGGGCAAAGGCGAGAGCGAGCCCCGGACGCAACGCGTCGCCGACGAAGGGGGCGAGCCTGCTCTTGGCCAGCAACAGGGGCTTCAGCGGGACGACCAGGGACCAGGGAGCGGTCCGGAGCGTGTTCAGTGGCAAGCCTCCGTCCAATGCGCGGCCCAATGCGCGTCGGGCCCCATTGTGGCCTGTCCGTGCGGCAGTCAGGCGGTCCGGGCGCGTACCCGGGGCGTACGGTGTTCTCGACAGACAGGGGGCATGGGGCGACACTTGTGCGGCTGACCAGGCACACAAGTACAAGCAGCCCGGTCCTAGAGGAAGGTGTCCGAGTGTCCCGCCGCAGAATCGGCTTCTGGTACCGCCTGGCGGCGGTCATCGCTAAACCGCCGCTGGTGGTTCTGTTCAAGCGGGACTGGCGCGGAATGGAGCACATTCCGGCCGAGGGCGGATTCATCACCGCGGTGAATCACAACTCGTACCTCGACCCGCTCTCCTACGGGCACTTCCAGTACAACACCGGACGCGTTCCCCGCCTGCTCGCCAAGGCCGGTCTGTTCAAAACCCCTTTCGTCGGCATGATGCTGCGCGGTACGGGCCAGATCCCCGTCTACCGCGAGACCACCAACGCACTTGACGCTTTCCGGGCCGCCGTGGACGCCATCGAGCGCGGCGAATGCGTCGCCTTCTACCCCGAAGGCACCCTCACCCGCGACCCCGACATGTGGCCCATGGCCGGCAAGACGGGAGCGGCGCGCGTGGCCCTCCTGACCAAGGCACCCGTCATTCCGGTCGCCCAGTGGGGCGCCAACTTGGCGATGCCGCCGTACGCCAAAGAGGACAAACTCCGGCTCTTTCCGCGCAAAACCCTTTCGGTGCAGGCCGGACCGCCGGTCGACCTCAACCGGTTCTACGACATGGAACCGACCCCCGACGTGCTGCGCGACGCAACCGAGGCCATCATGGCCGCCATCACCGAGCAGCTCGCCGAACTGCGCGGCGAAACCGCGCCCGCCCAGCCGTACGACCATCGCAGGGCCCGTGCGCAGCAGCGGCGCGAGGCCGAAGGAGAGAGCGCAAAGTGACACGCCAGCCGGTCAAGGCGGCCGTATTCGGAACGGGCTCCTGGGGTACGGCCTTCGGCATGGTGCTCGCCGACGCGGGCTGCGAGGTGACCCTCTGGGGCCGCCGAGCCGAGCTCGTCGACGCCGTCAACACCACCCGTACCAACCCGGACTACCTGCCGGGCATCGAACTCCCTGCGGCGGTACGGGCCACCACCGACCCCGCCGAGGCCGCACAGGGCGCCGACTTCACGGTGCTCGCCGTGCCCTCGCAGACGCTGCGCGGGAATCTGGCCGCCTGGGCGCCGCTGCTGCGCACCGACACCGTGCTCGTATCCCTGATGAAGGGCGTCGAACTCGGCACCGCGAAGCGGATGAGCGAGGTGATCGAGGAGGTCGCCAAGGTCCCCGCCGAGCGCGTCGCCGTCCTCACCGGGCCCAACCTCGCCAAGGAGATCGCCGCGCGCCAGCCGGCGGCAGCCGTGGTCGCCTGCCGCGACGAGGAGACGGCCATCCGCCTCCAGTCCGCCTGCCACACGCCGTACTTCCGCCCGTACACCAACACCGACGTCGTCGGCTGCGAGCTGGGCGGCGCCGTCAAGAACGTCATCGCGCTCGCCGTCGGCATCGCGGACGGCATGGGCCTCGGCGACAACACCAAGGCGTCGCTGATCACCCGCGGACTCGCCGAAACGACCCGCCTGGGCCTCGCGATGGGCGCCGACGCGCACACCTTCGCCGGCCTCGCCGGCATGGGCGACCTGGTCGCCACCTGCTCGTCGCCGCTCTCGCGCAACCACACCTTCGGTACGAACCTCGGCCGCGGCATGACGCTCCAGGAGACCATCGCCGCGACCAAGCAGACCGCCGAGGGCGTCAAGTCCTGCCAGTCCGTGCTGGATCTGGCGCAGCGCCACGGTGTCGACATGCCGATCACCGAGACGGTCGTGAGCATCGTCCACGAGGGCAAGCCGCCGATCGTCGCGGTCAAGGAACTGATGTCACGCAGCGCCAAGCCCGAGCGCCGCTGAGCCCTTCCAGACGCACCGCTCGCACCGCTTCGCGGGCTTCCCGATGCTGCGGTGGCCTCCGGCCCCGGGCCCGGGAAGCTCCGGCCACCGGCCCGGGGCGCCGGGCAGCACGCCGCGCCGCGCCCGCACTCCACGGCGCCGGATGTGCACGGTAGTCTCATCGCGATATGAGCAGCGAGAACCTCCCCCAGAGCCCTGCGCAGGAGTCCCGCAAGCCGCGGGTGGCCGTCGTTTTCGGCGGTCGCAGCTCCGAGCACGCCATCTCGGTCGTCACGGCCGGCGCCGTACTGCGGTCCATCGACCGTGAGAAGTACGACGTACTGCCGATCGGCATCACGACGGACGGCCGCTGGGCCCTGACCGCCGACGATCCCGACCGGATGGCCATCGCCGACCGCGCGCTGCCGAGCGTCGAGGACCTCGCCGAGTCGGCGGAGGGCGGCGTGGTGCTTTCGGTCGACCCGGGCAGCCGCGAAGTCGTCTACAGCGAACCGGGCGCGGTGCCCAAGGCGCTGGGCGAGGTCGACGTGGTGTTCCCCATGCTGCACGGCCCGTACGGCGAGGACGGCACCCTCCAGGGCCTCCTCGAACTCGCCGGTGTCCCGTACGTCGGCTCAGGTGTGCTCGCATCGGCCGTCGGCCAGGACAAGGAGTACATGAAGCGGGTGTTCATCTCCTTCGGGCTGCCGGTCGGCCCGTACGAGGTCATCCGCCCACGCGAGTGGGAGAACGACCCCTCCGCAGTACGCAAGAAGATCATCGGCTTCGCCGGCGACCACGGCTGGCCGCTCTTCGTCAAGCCCGCCCGCGGCGGATCGTCCATGGGCATCACCAAGGTCGACGACCTCTCCGGTCTCGACGAGGCGATCGAGGAGGCGCGGCGCCACGACCCCAAGATCCTGGTCGAGTCGCTGCTGCGCGGCCGTGAGATCGAGTGCGGTGTGCTGGAGTTCGAGGACGGCCCGCGCGCGAGCGTGCCCGCCGAGATCCCGCCCGTCACGTCCCACGACTTCTACGACTTCGAGGCCAAGTACATCGACTCGGCGGCCGGCCTCGTGCCCGCGCCGCTGACCGAGGAGCAGACCGCCGAGGTACGGCGCCTCGCGGTCGACGCCTTCGACGCCGCGTCCTGCGAAGGCCTCGTACGCGCGGACTTCTTCCTGCTGGACAGCGGGGAGTTCGTGATCAACGAGATCAATACGATGCCGGGCTTCACGCCGATCTCGATGTACCCGCGCATGTGGCAGGAGACCGGCGTCTCCTACCCGGAGCTCGTCGACCGGCTGATCCAGGCCGCGCTGCGCCGCTCCACGGGCCTGCGCTAGAGCGCGAAGGGTGCGCTAAAGACTCTTGGGCACCGTCTTCTTCACGGCCCCCGCGAAGGCTGCCAACGGCGTGACGTCGTGGGCGTACTTCGCGGGGAGCGTGACCTCGACGTAGGCGTCGCGGTAGGTGGTGGTGAAGCGCTGGCGGGCGTCGCCCTGCGGCTCCAGCATCCAGTTCACGCCGTCCGCTTCCACCGCCTTGGCCCGGGGGTCGCTCATCTTCTCCGGCCGGGGCACACCGCAGCGCAGTACGATCGCCGGATCTCCCCACACAGCGGTGAGGTCCGACTCCGGCTCCGCGGTGCGCCGCTCGTGCCCCGCGACGGACTCCGGCAGCTCCCGGTGCAGCGCCCGGCACATCCCGGCCTCTTCCACGGACGGAGCGGGAGCAGGGACCGCCACGGCGTCGTCCGTGAAGGAGCAGCCGGCGGCGGCGAGCAGCATCAGCGCGGCGGACGGCAGGCAGAGAAGCCGGCGGGAAGAAGTCACCGGCCAAGCGTAGACGGGGGCTAGATGTGCACGACCGGGCAGGTCAGGGTGCGGGTGATCCCGTCCACTTGCTGGACCTTGGCGACCACCATGCGGCCGAGGTCATCGACCGTATCGGCTTGCGCGCGCACGATCACGTCATAGGGTCCTGTCACGTCCTCGGCCTGAATCACTCCCGGGATCTTGCCGATGGTCTCGGCGACGGTCGACGCCTTTCCGACCTCGGTCTGGATGAGGATGTACGCCTGTACCACGGAACCTCCAGGGCGGCCACGAGGATCATGTGGGGAGAAGAGACGCCACCGTATCGCGTCGTCGTGGGCATCGGGGAGACCCGCGCGCCCGCCGACGCGGGGAGCGCGGCGTACGGAGAACTTAAGTTGACGTATGAGTTGACGGTACCTACAGCAGTGATGGCTCGCGACCGCAAGCGCACTGGGGCAGAAGGGGCATATCCATGAAGGGCACAGTGGGCGAGCTGGGCGAGTTCGGGCTCATCAGGGAGCTGACCTCCCGGCTCACCACCACACCGGCGGTACGTCTCGGGCCCGGCGACGACGCCGCGGTCGTGGCGGCACCCGACCGACGGGTCGTGGCGAGTACGGACATCCTGCTCGAAGGCCGCCACTTCCGGCGCGACTGGTCGACGGCGTACGACGTGGGCCGCAAGGCGGCGGCCCAGAACCTCGCCGACATCGCCGCCATGGGCGCGGTCCCGACCGCGCTGCTCCTCGGCCTCGTCGTCCCCGCCGAACTTCCCGTCGCCTGGCCGACCGAGCTGATGGACGGCATCAGGGACGAATGCCAGGTCGCGGGCGCCGCAGTCGTGGGCGGCGATGTCGTACGCGGGGACACCATCACCGTCGCGATCACCGCGCTCGGCGATCTGCGCAATCACGAGCCCGTGACGCGGTCCGGCGCCCAGCCCGGCGATGTCGTCGCGGTCACCGGCTGGTTGGGCTGGTCGGCGGCCGGGCATGCGGTGCTCTCGCGCGGCTTCCGCTCGCCGCGCGCCTTCGTCGAGGCGCACCGGCGCCCCGAGCCGCCGTACCACGCGGGCCCCGCGGCCGCCGGGCTCGGCGCCACCGCCATGACCGACGTCAGTGACGGGCTCGTCGCCGACCTCGGGCACATCGCGGAGGCCAGCAAGGTCCGTATCGACCTGCGTTCCGGGCTCATCGACATCCCGACCCAGATGTCGGACATCGGGCAGGCGGTGGGTGTGGACCCGCTGCAGTGGGTGCTCACCGGGGGAGAGGACCACGCGATCGTGGCGACGTTCCCGCCGGACGCGAAGCTGCCCGCCCGCTGGAAGGTGATCGGCGAGGTCCTCAACCCGTCGGTGCTGCCGCAGGTGACGGTCGACGGGGCGCCCTGGACCAGCAAGGGCGGCTGGGACCACTTCGGCGACATTGAGACGGCTCCGTAGAACCGGGTGGGACCGGCTAGATTCGCAGGCATGCGAATACTTCCTTGCGTCCTCACCGTCGCCGGATCGGATTCCGGCGGCGGTGCGGGTATCCAGGCGGATCTCAAGACGATGCTGGCGCTCGGCGTGCACGGCATGAGCGTGCTGACGGCGGTCACCGCGCAGAACTCCCTGGGCGTGCAAGGCGTCTGGGACCTTCCGGTCGAGGCCGTACGGGCCCAGTACCGCAGCGTCGTCGACGACATCGGCGTACAGGCCGTCAAGACCGGCATGCTGTCCTCGGCCGAACTGGTCGAAACCGTCGCGGAACTGCTGGCAGACACCGGCGCCCCGGTGGTCGTCGACCCGGTGGGCGTCTCCAAGCACGGAGACCCGCTGCTCGCCACCTCCGCCCTCGACGCCGTACGCAAGCGCCTTCTGCCGACGGCGACCGTCGCCACCCCGAACCTGGACGAGGTGGCGCAGCTCACCGGCGTACGCGTGGAATCCGAGGCCGACATGCGGCGGGCGGGCGACGCGATGCTCGAATTCGGGCCGCGCTGGGTCCTGGTCAAGGGCGGCCACCTGCCCGGAGACGCGCTGGACCTGCTGACGGACGGCCGCGAGGAACACTGGCTCCGCGCCCCGAGGCACGACAACCGGCACACGCACGGCACGGGCTGCACCCTGGCCTCCGCGATCGCGTCGGGACTCGCGAAGGGGCTCGACGTGCCGCAGGCCGTGGCCGCGGCCAAGGAGTACGTGACCGAGGCCATCGCCGCCGGGTTCGCACTCGGCGCGGGGATCGGCCCGGTGGATCACGGCTGGCGGCTCAGGCGCAGTCCTTCAGCCTGATGTCGGGGGGTCAGGTCCCCACCTCTGCCGGCAACTCGACGGCGAGCGGCTGGAGCTCACCGTCCCGAGCGCAGTGCCGGCACACAAAAAAACCGGCCCACCCGAAGGTGGACCGGTTCTTAAGCAACCAGCAGGTGGCCGCGCTTGGCATACGTCAGCGCGAGACCTTGCCGGCCTTGATGCACGAGGTGCAGACGTTGAGCCGCTTCGGCGTCCGACCGACCACTGCACGCACGCGCTGGATGTTGGGGTTCCAGCGACGAGACGTACGGCGGTGCGAGTGCGAAATGTTGTTGCCGAAGCCCGGCCCCTTGCCGCAGACGTCGCAGTTGGCAGCCACGGGTCACTCCAAAGACTTCAGGTGCACTTACAGTGGATCCCGGCATGCCGGGATCGAAGAATCGAGTGGCGTAGCCGGGGGAAAGTCCCGATTTTCATCGGGCAACCGGAGCAGCATACATCGGCTGCTCCCGTACAACGAAACTACCATGGCTGCCGCGGCCCCCGTCCCGGCCCCTGCCTCTGAGCGGGCCCCTTGCGGGACTACCCTGCGGTGCTAACCGCTCTCAAGGAGGACGCCAGGTGCCGCAGACCCTCGACGCCGTCGCGGTGCGAGCCTGGTGCTCACTGGCCTTGGAAGCGCTGGGCAGAGCCCGCGAGGAAATCGACGCGATCAACGTCTATCCGGTCGCGGACGGAGACACCGGAACCAACCTCTATCTGACCGTGGAATCCGCCGCCCAGGCGGTCGAAGCCGTCTTCACCGCGCACGAGACCGTGACGGACCCGGCATCGGTGCCCGCTCTCGCGGACGTCGTACGGGCGATGGCTCACGGCGCGCTGCTGGGGGCGCGGGGCAACTCGGGCACGATCCTGGCGCAGCTGCTGCGCGGCATGGCGCAGGTGCTGTCCGACGACTCGACCGCCCTGCGCGGCGCCCTGCGCAAGGCGGCCGAATCGGCGTACCGGGCGGTCGCACACCCCGTGGAGGGCACCGTCCTGACGGTGGCCACTGCGGCGGCCACCTCGGCGGAGACCGTCGACGGAGGGACGGTGGAGGTGGCGCGTGCGGCGTACGAAGGGGCGCGCACGGCCCTCGACGCGACACCTGGGCAGCTGGAGGTGCTGGGCCGCGCGGGTGTCGTCGACGCGGGCGGGCAGGGGCTGCTGACCGTACTCGGCGCGCTGGTCGAGGCGGTCTCGGGCGAAGCGGTCGCTGTACGACGGCGCGGAGAGCTGCCACACCCGGTGGACCACTGCCCGGCGGACTCACCGGACTCGGCGGGCTCTACGGAGGGGGCCGGCGGCCCAGCCTTCGAGGTGATCTATCTGCTGGAGGCGGACGACGCGGCGGTGGATCGGCTGCGGACCCGTCTCGACGGCCTCGGCGACTCGCTCGTGGTCGTCGGCGGCGACGGCCTCTGGAACGTCCATGTGCACGTGGACGACGCCGGCGCGGCAGTGGAGGCGGGCGTCGAGGCAGGCCGCCCGTACCGCATCCGCATCACCCACTTCGCCGCCGACCGTGGCGCACCCCGCCGCGAGCGGGCCCAGCGGGCGGTCGTGGCCGTGGTCCCCGGCGAAGGCCTGGCGAGCCTGTGCGCCGAGGCGGGCGCGACCACGGTGCTCGCACGCCCCGGGGAGCCGCCCGCGAGCGGCGAGCTGGCGGAGGCGATCCGGCGCGCGCACGCGCGCGAAGTGGTCCTGCTGCCCAACGACGCCGACCTGCGACACACGGCAGCCGCAGCGGCGGAACAGGTCCGTACGGAAGGTGTACGGGTCGCGCTCATCCCCACCCGCGCGGCGGTCCAGGGCATCGCGGCCCTCGCCGTCCACGAGCCGGACCGCAGCTTCGACGAGGACGTGGTGGCGATGACGTCGGCGGCGGGAGCCACCCGCTACGGCGAACTCACCGTCGCGGAACGGCAGTCCTGGACGATGGCGGGCATCTGCCAGGCCGGCGACGTGCTCGGCCTGATCGACGGCGATGTGGTGGTGATCGGTTCCGACCTGACGGCGGCGGCCCGTACGGTCCTGGACCGGATGCTGGCCGCGGGCGGCGAAATGGTCACCCTGGTCCTGGGCGAAGAGGCGCCGGAGGGGCTGGCGGAGTACCTGGAGGCCCACGTCCGCGAATCGCACCTGGCGGTGGACACGGTGACGTACGACGGCGGTCGTCAGTCGTCCCCGCTGCTGATCGGCGTGGAATGAGAGCGCCCGGGAACAGGGCCCGCGGCATCGCGGATCCTGTTCCCGGGCGCTTCGGGCACACCTGTCGGGCCCCGAGCCAGAGCCATGGTGTCCAGTGACTCCGCCTGTGCGTGAACGCGGTGGCTTCTCACTCGCCCGCTGATGCGGACTCATGACGGACAAGCCCTGCCCGATGCCGAAGGGCATGCTGCGAAGGTAGCGCCTTGCAGGCGTCTGTGCTCCCGGATTCCGGGATCGGGCGGCCGCCAATTGTCAGAGCGATAGTGTCCAATGGATTCCGTGCCCGCGCTCGACGAACCACTCAAGAAGACGCTCGGCGGCACCACCGCGAAGGTGATGGCCGAGCACCTCGACCTGCACACGGTCGGCGACCTGTTGCACCACTACCCGCGGCGGTACGCCGAGCGCGGCGAGCTGACGCAGCTCGCCGACCTCCCGCTCGACGAACACGCCACCGTCGTCGCGCAGGTCGCCGACGCCCGCGTCCTGAGGTTCAACAACGGCAAGGGCCAGCGGCTGGAGGTGACCCTCACCGACGGCAGCGGACGGCTTCAGCTGGTCTTCTTCGGCAAGTCGATCTACCACCACCAGAAGGAACTGCTCCCCGGCCGCCGAGGCATGTTCTCCGGCAAGGTCGGCATCTTCCGCAATGTCCGCCAGCTGTCCCACCCGGCGTACGAAATGCTCGGCAAGGACAGCGGCGCGGACGCCGTCGAGGCGTGGGCGAACCAGCTGATCGCGCTCTACCCGGCCTGCGCGCAGATGGAGAGCTGGAAGATCGCCAAGACCGTCGACCTGGTCCTGGCCTCCTTGGAAGCCACCGGCTGGCAGGAGGTCGCCGACCCCCTGCCGCCCGCCCTCCGCGAGGGCCGCGGACTCACAGACCTGCCCGACGCGTTCCGCAAGGTGCACCGGCCCCGTACGAAGGCGGACATCGCCGAGGCACGTGAGCGCCTCAAGTGGGACGAGGCGTTCGTCCTCCAAGTCGCCCTCGCCCGGCGCCGGTTCGCCGACACGCAGCTCCCGGCGGTCGCGCGTCGACCCGTCCCCGGCGGCCTGCTCGACGCCTTCGACGCCAAGCTGCCCTTCACCCTCACCGACGGCCAGCAGAAGGTGTCGAAGGAAATCTTCGACGACCTGGCCACCGAACACCCCATGCACCGCCTCCTCCAGGGCGAGGTGGGCAGCGGCAAGACCATGGTCGCGCTGCGCGCGATGCTCGCCGTCGTCGACGCGGGCGGCCAGGCCGCGCTGCTCGCGCCCACCGAGGTGCTCGCCCAGCAGCACCATCGCTCCATCACCGAAATGATGGGCGAGCTGGCCGAGGGCGGAATGCTCGGCGGCGCGGAGCAGGGCACCAAAGTCGTGCTGCTCACCGGATCCATGGGCATGGCGGCCCGTCGGCAGGCCCTGCTCGACCTGGTCACCGGCGAGGCCGGAATCGTCATCGGTACGCACGCGCTGATCGAGGACAAGGTGCAGTTCCACGACCTCGGCCTGGTCGTCGTCGACGAACAGCACCGGTTCGGAGTCGAGCAGCGCGACGCCCTGCGCTCCAAGGGGAAGCAGCCCCCGCACCTGCTGGTGATGACGGCGACACCCATCCCGCGCACGGTAGCGATGACCGTCTTCGGCGACCTGGAGACCTCGGTCCTCGACCAGCTCCCGGCCGGCCGCTCGCCGATCGCCACCCATGTCGTCCCGGCCAAGGACAAGCCGCATTTCCTCGCCCGCGCGTGGGAGCGCGTGCGCGAAGAGGTGGAGAGCGGGCATCAGGCGTACGTTGTCTGCCCCCGCATCGGCGACGACGAGGACGAGCCGAAGGGCGCGAAGGCCGCCAAGAAGAAGGCCGCCGCCGACGAGGACCCCGAGAAGCGGCCGCCGCTCGCCGTTCTGGAGATCGCCGATCAGATCGCCTCGGGCCCCCTCAAGGGCCTGCGCGTCGAAGTCCTGCACGGGCGGATGCAGCCCGACGACAAGGACGACGTGATGCGCCGCTTCTCCGCCGGCGATGTGGACGTCCTGGTCGCCACGACCGTCATCGAGGTCGGCGTGAACGTCCCCAACGCCACCGCCATGGTGATCATGGACGCCGACCGGTTCGGCGTATCGCAGCTGCACCAGCTGCGCGGGCGCGTCGGCCGTGGCTCGGCCGCCGGGCTGTGTCTGCTGGTCAGCGAGATGCACGAGGCGAGCCCGGCCCGCGCCCGCCTCGCAGCCGTGGCCGCCACCCTCGACGGTTTCGAGCTCTCCCGTATCGACCTGGAACAGCGCCGCGAGGGCGACGTACTCGGGCAGGCCCAGTCGGGCGTCAGGTCGTCGCTGCGGATGCTCGCCGTCATCGACGACGAGGAGGTCATCGTGGCCGCCCGCGAGGAGGCCGTCGCCGTCGTCACCGAGGACCCCGACCTCGAACGGCTCCCGGAGCTGCGCACCGCCCTGGACGCGCTTCTCGACAAGGAGAGGGAGCAGTACCTGGACAAGGGTTGACAATGGGGGGAGCAGGATCCCCTCCACCCCCACGGCATACGACCCCGAGGACCCGACACCCATGACCCGCGTGATCGCCGGCACGGCCGGCGGACGCCGCCTGGCCGTCCCGCCGGGCAACGGCACCCGCCCCACCTCCGACCGTGCGCGCGAAGGCATGTTCTCCACGTGGGAGTCGCTCCTCGGCTCGCTGGAGGGCATCCGGATCGCCGACCTGTACGCGGGCTCTGGCGCCGTAGGCCTGGAGGCGCTGTCCCGCGGCGCAGTGCACGCCCTCCTCGTCGAGGCCGACGGCCGGGCAGCCCGCACGGTCCGGGACAACGTCCGCACGCTCGGCCTCCCCGGCGCCGAAGTCCGGGCGGGCAAAGCGGAACAGATCGTCACAGGCCCGGCGCCCGAGGCCCCGTACGACGTGGTGTTCCTCGACCCGCCCTACGTCGTCACCGACGACGATCTTCGCGAGATCCTCCTCACACTCCGCACTCAGGGGTGGCTCAAAGACGATGCCCTCGCCACCGTTGAGCGCAGCACAAGAGGTGGCGAATTCAAGTGGCCCAAGGGATTCGAGCCGCTGCGGGCCCGTCGCTACGGCGAGGGCACGCTTTGGTACGGTCGCGCCGCCT from Streptomyces spiramyceticus carries:
- a CDS encoding DAK2 domain-containing protein; this encodes MPQTLDAVAVRAWCSLALEALGRAREEIDAINVYPVADGDTGTNLYLTVESAAQAVEAVFTAHETVTDPASVPALADVVRAMAHGALLGARGNSGTILAQLLRGMAQVLSDDSTALRGALRKAAESAYRAVAHPVEGTVLTVATAAATSAETVDGGTVEVARAAYEGARTALDATPGQLEVLGRAGVVDAGGQGLLTVLGALVEAVSGEAVAVRRRGELPHPVDHCPADSPDSAGSTEGAGGPAFEVIYLLEADDAAVDRLRTRLDGLGDSLVVVGGDGLWNVHVHVDDAGAAVEAGVEAGRPYRIRITHFAADRGAPRRERAQRAVVAVVPGEGLASLCAEAGATTVLARPGEPPASGELAEAIRRAHAREVVLLPNDADLRHTAAAAAEQVRTEGVRVALIPTRAAVQGIAALAVHEPDRSFDEDVVAMTSAAGATRYGELTVAERQSWTMAGICQAGDVLGLIDGDVVVIGSDLTAAARTVLDRMLAAGGEMVTLVLGEEAPEGLAEYLEAHVRESHLAVDTVTYDGGRQSSPLLIGVE
- the recG gene encoding ATP-dependent DNA helicase RecG translates to MDSVPALDEPLKKTLGGTTAKVMAEHLDLHTVGDLLHHYPRRYAERGELTQLADLPLDEHATVVAQVADARVLRFNNGKGQRLEVTLTDGSGRLQLVFFGKSIYHHQKELLPGRRGMFSGKVGIFRNVRQLSHPAYEMLGKDSGADAVEAWANQLIALYPACAQMESWKIAKTVDLVLASLEATGWQEVADPLPPALREGRGLTDLPDAFRKVHRPRTKADIAEARERLKWDEAFVLQVALARRRFADTQLPAVARRPVPGGLLDAFDAKLPFTLTDGQQKVSKEIFDDLATEHPMHRLLQGEVGSGKTMVALRAMLAVVDAGGQAALLAPTEVLAQQHHRSITEMMGELAEGGMLGGAEQGTKVVLLTGSMGMAARRQALLDLVTGEAGIVIGTHALIEDKVQFHDLGLVVVDEQHRFGVEQRDALRSKGKQPPHLLVMTATPIPRTVAMTVFGDLETSVLDQLPAGRSPIATHVVPAKDKPHFLARAWERVREEVESGHQAYVVCPRIGDDEDEPKGAKAAKKKAAADEDPEKRPPLAVLEIADQIASGPLKGLRVEVLHGRMQPDDKDDVMRRFSAGDVDVLVATTVIEVGVNVPNATAMVIMDADRFGVSQLHQLRGRVGRGSAAGLCLLVSEMHEASPARARLAAVAATLDGFELSRIDLEQRREGDVLGQAQSGVRSSLRMLAVIDDEEVIVAAREEAVAVVTEDPDLERLPELRTALDALLDKEREQYLDKG
- the rsmD gene encoding 16S rRNA (guanine(966)-N(2))-methyltransferase RsmD; the protein is MTRVIAGTAGGRRLAVPPGNGTRPTSDRAREGMFSTWESLLGSLEGIRIADLYAGSGAVGLEALSRGAVHALLVEADGRAARTVRDNVRTLGLPGAEVRAGKAEQIVTGPAPEAPYDVVFLDPPYVVTDDDLREILLTLRTQGWLKDDALATVERSTRGGEFKWPKGFEPLRARRYGEGTLWYGRAASTCEDAR